The Salegentibacter mishustinae genome includes a window with the following:
- a CDS encoding carboxypeptidase-like regulatory domain-containing protein: MKNLKTLILFLVGVLVSYTPLSATTILQNTSQDYVEYKGEVINSNSEDIIMNAHISVNETNISTVTNSEGKFSLKVPTGIRPATVNISYLGYQSKNLPLSYFKPEGTLIYLDPVMEELSEVKVYEAGDARGLVRAILDNRGDNYIDDPTQMTAFYRESITKGNRNVSLSEAVVKIHKKPYSHYGEEDIELIKARKTADYDRLDTLALKLRGGPFNTLFIDVMKYPDYLFYEENLDNYEFNFEEPTRIDNRYLYVVSFKDLNKEMPWFFGKLYIDAETQSLVRAKLNMNVDNRRAATNMFVNKKPGGTKVYPIEVMYDIDYHQQDGKWYFGYSNAKLLFVVNWKKKLFNSRYQVNSEMAVTNWQLETEDRIKKNENFLNKRVVMGDDISGFTDLQFWGSNNIIEPDKSIQNAIDKIQRNIQ, from the coding sequence GTGAAAAATTTAAAAACCCTAATTCTTTTTTTAGTGGGTGTACTTGTTAGCTATACACCCCTAAGCGCAACGACAATTCTACAAAATACCTCTCAAGATTATGTAGAATATAAAGGTGAAGTAATTAACTCGAATAGCGAGGATATAATTATGAACGCCCATATCTCGGTAAATGAAACCAATATTTCTACGGTTACTAATTCCGAGGGAAAATTTTCTCTAAAAGTCCCAACAGGTATAAGACCTGCTACGGTAAACATTTCATATTTAGGTTACCAGAGTAAAAATTTACCGCTGAGTTATTTTAAACCAGAGGGTACTTTAATTTACCTGGACCCTGTGATGGAAGAACTTTCTGAAGTAAAAGTATATGAAGCAGGCGATGCTCGAGGTTTGGTACGGGCAATATTAGATAATCGTGGTGATAACTATATTGACGATCCCACCCAAATGACTGCTTTTTATAGAGAGAGCATTACTAAAGGTAATAGAAACGTTTCCTTAAGCGAAGCCGTAGTAAAAATCCATAAAAAACCTTATAGTCATTACGGAGAGGAAGATATAGAATTGATTAAAGCACGTAAGACGGCAGATTATGATCGTTTGGATACCCTGGCACTTAAATTACGTGGTGGGCCATTTAACACGCTCTTTATTGATGTCATGAAATATCCTGACTATTTATTTTATGAAGAGAACTTAGACAATTATGAATTCAATTTTGAAGAGCCAACCCGAATTGACAATCGTTATCTATATGTGGTAAGCTTTAAGGATTTGAATAAAGAAATGCCCTGGTTTTTTGGAAAACTTTACATAGATGCCGAAACCCAAAGCCTGGTAAGAGCAAAATTAAATATGAATGTAGATAACAGGCGCGCAGCTACCAATATGTTTGTAAATAAAAAACCAGGAGGAACAAAGGTATACCCTATTGAAGTAATGTATGATATTGACTATCATCAACAAGACGGCAAATGGTATTTTGGATATTCCAACGCCAAACTTCTCTTTGTAGTGAACTGGAAAAAGAAACTGTTTAATTCGAGGTACCAGGTAAATTCTGAAATGGCCGTAACCAACTGGCAGCTTGAAACCGAAGACCGGATTAAGAAAAATGAAAATTTCCTGAATAAAAGGGTTGTTATGGGAGATGATATATCTGGTTTCACCGATCTACAATTCTGGGGAAGCAATAATATTATAGAACCCGATAAGTCTATACAGAACGCCATAGATAAAATTCAAAGAAATATCCAGTAA
- a CDS encoding ATP-dependent Clp protease ATP-binding subunit, whose product MDDNFSPRVKDVIAYSKEEALRLGHDFIGTEHLMLGLLRDGDGKAIDILNALDIDLSHLRRKVEILSPANPESTAVSNEKRNLHLTRQAERALKTTFLEAKLFQSSNINTAHLLLCILRNENDPTTKLLNKLKVDYDGVKDQFKYMIASDETDFQDSPTAESFSDDDGNTDDATKDSPFSGGGSGPGKTSKKSKTPVLDNFGRDLTAMAENDKLDPVVGRQKEIERVSQILSRRKKNNPLLIGEPGVGKSAIAEGLALRIVQRKVSRILFDKRVVTLDLASLVAGTKYRGQFEERMKAVMNELEKNDDIILFIDEIHTIVGAGGATGSLDASNMFKPALARGEIQCIGATTLDEYRQYIEKDGALERRFQKVIVEPTSVEETIEILNNIKDKYEDHHNVSYTDEAIEACVKLTNRYLTDRFLPDKAIDALDEAGSRVHITNIDVPKQILDLERKLEEVREKKNSVVKKQKYEEAAKLRDDEKNLEKELQVAQEKWEEESKKHKETVDEDSVADVVSMMTGVPVNRIAQTESNKLVELPKKIKGKVIGQDDAVGKVVKAIQRNRAGLKDPNKPIGSFIFLGQTGVGKTQLAKVLARELFDNDDSLIRIDMSEYMEKFAISRLIGAPPGYVGYEEGGQLTEKVRRKPYAVILLDEVEKAHPDVFNMLLQVLDDGYLTDSLGRKIDFRNTIIIMTSNIGARKLKDFGQGVGFGTSSQRSQADENARSVIENALKKAFAPEFLNRIDDVVIFNSLEREDIHKIIDIELVKLFSRIGSLGYSLTLSEKAKDFIAEKGFDKQYGARPLNRAIQKYIEDALAEEIISSKLKEGDKIFMDLDEEKNELTIKIDKAIEETES is encoded by the coding sequence ATGGATGATAATTTTTCCCCTAGAGTAAAAGATGTAATCGCATATAGCAAAGAGGAAGCATTGCGTTTAGGCCACGATTTTATTGGTACTGAACACCTTATGCTTGGTTTGCTGCGAGATGGAGATGGCAAGGCTATAGATATTTTAAACGCCTTAGATATAGATTTAAGTCACTTGAGACGTAAAGTAGAAATACTTAGCCCTGCAAATCCCGAATCTACTGCGGTTTCTAACGAGAAAAGGAATTTACACCTTACTCGACAGGCAGAACGCGCTTTAAAAACAACTTTTTTAGAAGCTAAGCTTTTTCAAAGTTCTAATATAAACACAGCTCATTTACTGCTTTGCATTTTAAGAAATGAGAATGACCCTACTACTAAACTACTTAATAAACTTAAAGTAGACTACGATGGGGTTAAAGATCAGTTCAAATATATGATTGCTAGCGATGAAACCGATTTTCAGGATAGCCCAACGGCTGAATCTTTTTCTGATGATGACGGCAATACAGATGACGCTACCAAGGATAGTCCATTTAGCGGTGGCGGCAGCGGTCCTGGGAAAACTTCTAAAAAATCTAAAACTCCAGTTTTAGATAACTTTGGTAGGGATCTAACCGCGATGGCCGAAAACGATAAACTTGATCCAGTAGTTGGACGTCAGAAAGAAATTGAAAGAGTTTCGCAAATTCTAAGTAGAAGAAAGAAAAACAACCCACTACTAATCGGTGAACCCGGAGTTGGTAAATCGGCTATTGCTGAAGGTTTAGCTCTTAGAATTGTACAACGTAAGGTTTCTAGAATACTTTTCGATAAACGCGTAGTTACTTTGGATCTCGCAAGTTTAGTAGCAGGAACCAAATATCGTGGTCAGTTTGAAGAACGCATGAAAGCCGTAATGAACGAGCTTGAGAAGAACGATGATATTATTCTTTTTATAGACGAAATCCATACTATTGTAGGTGCCGGTGGCGCTACAGGAAGTCTCGATGCGAGTAATATGTTTAAACCCGCATTGGCCAGAGGTGAAATTCAATGCATTGGAGCCACTACTTTAGATGAATACCGTCAATATATTGAGAAAGATGGTGCTTTAGAAAGAAGGTTCCAAAAGGTTATTGTTGAGCCTACCTCGGTAGAGGAAACCATAGAAATCCTTAATAATATAAAAGACAAATACGAAGATCATCATAACGTATCTTATACTGATGAAGCGATTGAAGCCTGTGTAAAATTGACCAACAGGTATTTAACCGATAGATTTTTACCAGATAAAGCTATAGATGCTTTAGATGAAGCAGGATCTCGCGTGCATATTACTAATATAGATGTGCCAAAACAGATTTTAGACCTGGAGCGAAAACTGGAAGAAGTTCGCGAAAAGAAAAACTCGGTTGTTAAAAAGCAGAAATACGAAGAAGCTGCTAAACTTAGAGACGATGAGAAAAATCTTGAAAAAGAACTTCAGGTAGCACAGGAAAAATGGGAAGAGGAATCTAAGAAGCATAAAGAAACAGTTGACGAAGATAGCGTTGCAGATGTGGTTTCTATGATGACCGGGGTTCCGGTAAACCGAATTGCTCAAACTGAAAGCAATAAATTGGTTGAACTTCCTAAGAAAATAAAAGGAAAAGTGATTGGCCAGGATGATGCGGTTGGTAAAGTAGTAAAAGCCATTCAAAGAAACCGCGCCGGGCTTAAAGATCCTAATAAACCAATTGGATCGTTCATCTTTTTAGGACAAACCGGTGTAGGTAAAACACAGTTAGCTAAAGTTTTAGCGAGAGAATTATTTGATAACGATGATTCACTTATTCGAATAGATATGAGTGAATACATGGAAAAGTTCGCTATTTCCAGGTTAATTGGAGCACCTCCGGGATACGTAGGTTACGAAGAAGGTGGACAGCTAACCGAAAAGGTTCGTAGAAAACCTTATGCAGTGATTCTGCTTGACGAGGTTGAAAAAGCGCATCCAGATGTTTTCAATATGCTACTTCAGGTATTGGATGATGGATATTTAACCGATAGTCTTGGTAGAAAGATCGATTTTAGAAATACGATTATTATCATGACCTCCAATATTGGAGCAAGAAAATTGAAAGATTTTGGACAGGGAGTTGGATTTGGAACTTCTTCTCAACGCTCTCAAGCCGATGAAAATGCACGAAGCGTAATAGAAAATGCGCTTAAAAAAGCATTTGCACCAGAATTTCTGAATAGAATTGATGATGTAGTGATCTTCAATAGTCTTGAACGTGAAGACATTCACAAAATTATTGATATTGAATTAGTGAAATTATTCAGCAGGATTGGAAGTCTTGGATACAGCTTAACTTTAAGTGAGAAAGCCAAAGATTTTATTGCTGAAAAAGGCTTTGATAAGCAATATGGTGCAAGACCTTTAAACAGGGCTATTCAAAAGTATATTGAAGACGCACTGGCTGAAGAAATCATTTCTTCTAAACTAAAAGAAGGCGATAAAATTTTTATGGATTTAGATGAAGAGAAAAATGAATTGACCATAAAAATTGACAAAGCAATTGAAGAAACAGAATCCTAG
- a CDS encoding tetratricopeptide repeat-containing sensor histidine kinase — MKIISAIVLVCNFSGFNFSQDQIPAIKKEPGTFKRILKTAPATTLTKIHQSLVHYNSHNGLSIVHLPTGRAMINSFKSFIWCIALLLCTNGFAQSSLVKKNDKPVVEISVHQNLSSDEVLALSRTYQGKALWFKEMPHFNRDSTVYYFDKAALLLQNSKPLQYKRLAELYRDITDRANRSHNFNIVDSLAPIGWAYYEKIPENNKDKVLGYELLINWALIKIIRGEPKPGLELFVKALDLLKDDKRPEIQLKILKDKGRFYYQYGLPEEEEIAIQYIKKSIIGYENSDYPEKQEALVTAYKVLTYYYEESNPDSTDYYMNQFQELLPQITNPFHHTWYYYSMGNHLINRKKYEEAKSYLIETIQVLEKYNLTTIDIYQFAHSRIGDIAREEGRYDEAISYYEKARNSSIAINTKANTAYFIQKLFNVYELKEDYKTALNYYKEWSEANNIIEVERNERSLRESELQVNVLKQDKELAANQQKQTIYTVALIIGALLLALLYRNYRLKQSSNQKLRALNGELAEKNILLDQRNAENELLLKEIHHRVKNNLEMVKSLIALQSAQIDDPATKDAMIASQNRVQSMGIIHQKLYQGTNLGSIEMKDYFLNLGEGILDSFNAEDRVKIECAMDNLELDIDTAVPIGLIVNELLTNALKYAFPKQQQGVINISLEKSSNQNLRLEVTDNGVGKTAGLAPRGTGFGSQLVQLLTLQLNGKMREHNDKGTHIEFDFMIQKSA; from the coding sequence ATGAAAATAATTTCCGCTATAGTACTGGTTTGTAATTTTTCTGGCTTCAACTTTTCCCAGGATCAAATTCCTGCTATCAAAAAAGAGCCTGGAACCTTTAAGCGTATCCTGAAAACTGCGCCTGCTACTACTCTTACTAAAATTCACCAATCCTTAGTCCATTACAATTCTCACAATGGTTTATCAATTGTTCATCTCCCAACAGGCAGAGCGATGATCAACTCTTTTAAATCCTTTATCTGGTGTATTGCTTTGCTCCTATGCACGAACGGATTTGCCCAGAGTTCTTTGGTTAAAAAAAACGATAAACCTGTAGTTGAAATAAGTGTTCACCAAAACCTTTCTTCAGATGAAGTTCTGGCTTTGAGTAGAACTTATCAGGGTAAGGCATTGTGGTTTAAAGAAATGCCACATTTTAATAGAGATAGTACTGTTTATTATTTTGATAAAGCTGCATTACTATTGCAAAATAGCAAACCGCTACAATATAAGCGTTTGGCTGAATTATACCGCGATATTACAGACAGAGCAAATAGGTCTCATAACTTTAATATAGTAGATTCCCTGGCTCCCATAGGTTGGGCTTATTACGAAAAAATCCCTGAAAACAATAAAGATAAGGTTTTGGGTTATGAGCTATTGATCAATTGGGCTTTGATAAAAATTATAAGAGGAGAGCCAAAACCGGGCCTCGAGCTTTTTGTAAAAGCTCTGGATTTGCTTAAAGATGATAAACGGCCTGAAATTCAGCTTAAAATATTGAAAGATAAGGGTAGGTTCTACTATCAATATGGTTTGCCCGAGGAAGAAGAAATAGCAATTCAATATATAAAGAAGAGTATTATTGGTTATGAGAATTCAGATTACCCTGAAAAGCAAGAGGCTCTAGTCACTGCCTATAAGGTTCTGACATATTATTATGAAGAATCAAATCCAGATTCGACTGACTATTATATGAACCAATTTCAGGAACTATTGCCTCAAATTACAAATCCCTTTCATCATACCTGGTATTATTACTCAATGGGTAATCATCTAATCAATAGGAAAAAATATGAAGAAGCAAAATCCTACCTGATTGAAACTATACAAGTGCTAGAGAAATATAACTTAACCACGATTGATATTTATCAATTTGCACATTCTCGTATAGGGGATATTGCCAGGGAAGAAGGCAGATATGATGAAGCAATTTCGTATTACGAAAAAGCCAGGAATTCCTCAATTGCCATTAATACCAAGGCAAATACCGCATATTTTATTCAGAAATTATTCAATGTTTATGAACTGAAAGAAGATTATAAGACTGCTCTTAATTATTACAAAGAATGGTCAGAGGCCAATAATATCATAGAAGTAGAAAGAAACGAAAGGAGCCTTCGGGAAAGTGAATTACAGGTAAATGTTCTAAAACAAGATAAAGAGCTTGCTGCTAATCAACAAAAACAAACTATTTATACGGTTGCCTTAATTATTGGTGCCTTATTGCTCGCCCTATTGTATCGTAATTATAGACTTAAACAAAGTAGCAATCAAAAGCTAAGAGCATTAAATGGAGAGTTGGCCGAAAAAAATATTTTACTTGACCAACGCAATGCTGAAAACGAACTGCTCCTTAAAGAGATACATCATCGTGTTAAGAACAATTTAGAAATGGTAAAAAGCCTGATTGCATTACAGTCGGCTCAAATAGATGATCCCGCAACTAAAGATGCCATGATCGCCAGCCAAAACAGGGTACAATCGATGGGCATTATTCATCAAAAATTATATCAAGGTACCAATCTGGGAAGTATTGAAATGAAGGATTACTTCCTCAACCTGGGCGAAGGCATTCTCGACAGCTTTAATGCAGAAGATCGAGTAAAAATTGAATGCGCTATGGATAACCTGGAACTGGATATTGATACTGCCGTTCCCATTGGTCTTATTGTGAATGAGCTGCTCACTAATGCCCTTAAGTATGCATTTCCAAAACAGCAACAAGGCGTTATTAATATAAGTCTGGAAAAAAGTAGTAATCAAAATTTGAGACTGGAGGTGACCGATAATGGTGTAGGGAAAACTGCAGGCCTTGCTCCCAGAGGCACCGGTTTTGGATCACAATTGGTACAATTACTTACCCTGCAACTAAATGGGAAGATGAGAGAACACAATGATAAGGGAACTCATATTGAATTTGACTTTATGATCCAAAAAAGCGCATAG
- a CDS encoding flavin monoamine oxidase family protein has product MDSNEKIIIIGGGLSGLTLAYKLSQQNIKTTVLEASSRIGGRIQTVKGNLGTPMELGATWFSEMHPNLNSLIEELGLKKYPQFSKGKSLFQTKSFEPPQEFFVPESDNPSYRIVGGTQILINTLSKKLPFESLSLNSKVTSITEVGNQLSIEIANKENQIADKVILCLPPELAGSLIKFRPNLPADVSKILPEVQTWMAGSIKFVLEYEEPFWRNSGYSGMLYSHCGIVAEMYDHTNFEQNKFGFTGFLNSGAISYSPEEREKLVLQHLEELLGKETFTPISYKDKIWVDEFVSGGKQLVQRPHQNNGHPLLQQSYLNKKLYFSGTETAVEFAGYMEGAVISAFNTLAKLDFQDR; this is encoded by the coding sequence ATGGATTCTAATGAGAAAATAATAATTATAGGTGGAGGTTTAAGCGGACTTACCTTAGCTTATAAATTATCACAACAAAATATAAAAACCACTGTACTTGAAGCTTCATCACGAATAGGCGGAAGAATACAAACAGTTAAAGGTAACCTGGGAACGCCTATGGAGTTGGGGGCAACCTGGTTTTCAGAGATGCATCCAAACCTAAACTCTTTGATAGAAGAATTAGGATTGAAAAAATATCCGCAATTTTCTAAAGGTAAATCATTGTTTCAAACCAAATCGTTCGAGCCACCGCAGGAATTTTTTGTTCCAGAATCTGATAATCCATCTTACAGAATAGTAGGTGGCACCCAAATCTTGATTAATACCTTGAGTAAGAAACTACCTTTTGAAAGCCTTAGCCTTAATTCAAAAGTTACTTCCATCACAGAGGTTGGCAATCAATTATCAATAGAAATTGCCAATAAAGAAAATCAAATTGCAGATAAAGTTATCTTGTGTCTACCGCCTGAGCTAGCCGGTTCTCTTATAAAATTTAGGCCTAATTTGCCGGCCGATGTCTCAAAAATTTTACCAGAAGTTCAAACCTGGATGGCAGGTAGTATAAAGTTTGTCCTGGAATATGAAGAACCTTTTTGGAGGAATTCTGGATACTCGGGAATGCTTTACAGTCACTGCGGAATCGTTGCAGAAATGTACGACCATACTAATTTTGAACAAAATAAATTTGGCTTTACAGGCTTTTTAAATTCTGGCGCCATAAGTTATTCCCCGGAAGAAAGAGAAAAACTTGTATTGCAACATTTAGAAGAATTATTGGGAAAGGAAACATTCACACCAATAAGTTATAAAGATAAAATTTGGGTAGATGAATTTGTGTCGGGAGGAAAACAATTAGTTCAAAGACCGCATCAAAATAATGGCCACCCACTCTTGCAACAGAGCTACCTTAATAAAAAATTATACTTCTCTGGAACAGAAACTGCAGTTGAATTTGCAGGTTATATGGAGGGAGCTGTTATTTCTGCCTTTAATACTTTAGCCAAATTAGATTTTCAGGATAGATAA
- a CDS encoding tetratricopeptide repeat protein — MKTNIFTVAIFTVALSFLSVAAVAQKSEIRDAGDAVEDGNYAEAKTELQTAESMLSEANEKWTERFYLYKGQAYLGSGEKASLEDLEIAAEAFQKAQELGNEEEAVQGFEQVRNALVQSAINDQNTEDFESASDKLYYSYQLNKQDTLYLYYAAANSLNGQDYTTALEYYKDLKELGYDGSGVEYLATNVETGEEEIMSTKEQRDIMLKTGEYENPQERKIPSKKGEIAKNIALIYIQEGEDEKAIDAIKDAKAENPDNIALLQAEADVYYRMGNKEKYNELMQEMVKKNPNDPNVYYNLGVTAAELGDNEKAIEYYKQALEIDPEMTNARMNIVVAILAKERAIIDEMNGLGMSKEDNKRYEELEEERKEIYEQAVPYLEKVIESDPENENVIRTAINIYNQLGEQEKAAELKARLE, encoded by the coding sequence ATGAAAACTAATATTTTTACTGTAGCTATTTTTACTGTAGCGTTGTCATTTTTATCGGTGGCTGCCGTTGCACAAAAAAGTGAAATTAGAGATGCGGGTGATGCCGTAGAAGATGGCAACTATGCAGAAGCCAAAACTGAATTACAAACTGCTGAATCTATGCTTTCTGAGGCTAATGAAAAGTGGACAGAAAGATTCTATCTTTATAAAGGACAAGCTTATTTAGGAAGTGGTGAGAAAGCTTCTCTTGAAGACCTTGAAATCGCAGCTGAAGCTTTTCAGAAAGCTCAGGAGTTAGGCAATGAAGAAGAAGCCGTTCAGGGTTTTGAACAGGTTAGAAATGCCTTGGTTCAGAGTGCTATCAACGATCAAAATACTGAAGATTTCGAGAGTGCTTCAGATAAGTTGTACTACAGTTACCAATTAAATAAGCAGGATACTCTTTATTTATATTATGCTGCTGCTAACTCTTTAAATGGACAGGACTATACTACAGCTTTAGAATACTATAAAGATCTAAAGGAATTAGGTTATGATGGTTCTGGTGTAGAATATCTTGCCACCAATGTAGAAACTGGTGAGGAAGAGATAATGAGTACTAAAGAACAGAGAGATATTATGCTTAAAACTGGGGAATATGAAAACCCTCAGGAGCGTAAAATTCCTTCTAAAAAGGGAGAGATCGCTAAAAACATTGCTTTAATCTATATCCAGGAAGGTGAAGATGAGAAGGCAATTGATGCGATTAAAGACGCAAAAGCTGAAAATCCTGACAATATTGCATTATTACAAGCTGAAGCTGATGTTTATTACAGAATGGGTAATAAAGAAAAGTACAATGAGCTTATGCAGGAAATGGTAAAGAAAAATCCTAACGATCCTAACGTATACTATAATCTTGGCGTTACCGCTGCTGAATTAGGGGATAATGAAAAAGCCATTGAATATTATAAGCAAGCGCTTGAGATTGATCCTGAAATGACAAATGCAAGAATGAACATTGTAGTTGCTATCCTTGCAAAAGAGCGTGCTATAATTGACGAGATGAATGGGCTTGGAATGAGTAAGGAAGATAACAAGCGTTACGAAGAGCTTGAAGAAGAACGTAAAGAGATTTATGAGCAAGCAGTTCCTTACCTTGAAAAAGTGATTGAATCAGATCCAGAAAATGAGAATGTGATAAGAACAGCTATAAACATCTACAACCAATTAGGTGAACAAGAAAAAGCTGCAGAGCTTAAAGCTAGATTAGAGTAA
- the gyrA gene encoding DNA gyrase subunit A produces MAEGEKLIPINIEDEMKSAYIDYSMSVIVSRALPDVRDGLKPVHRRVLYGMYELGVLSNRSYKKSARIVGEVLGKFHPHGDSSVYDTMVRMAQHWSMRYMLVDGQGNFGSVDGDSPAAMRYTEARMRKISEDMLADIDKETVDTQLNFDDSLNEPVVLPTRIPNLLVNGASGIAVGMATNMAPHNISEVIDGTVAYIDNHDIEVEELMEHIKAPDFPTGGIIYGYDGVREAFKTGRGRIVMRAKSSLEEINGKEFIVVTEIPYQVNKADMIKKTADLVNEKKIEGISLIRDESDRNGMRIVYQLKRDAIPNIVLNTLYKHTALQTSFSVNNIALVNGRPEMLNLKDIIYHFIEHRHEVVVRRTEYELKKAEDRAHILEGLIIASDNIDEVIALIRSSSNAEEARNKLIERFELTEVQAKAIVEMRLRQLTGLEQDKLRAEYDEIMATIEDLKDILARKERRMQVIKDELLEIKEKYGDERRSTIEYSGGDLSIEDMIPDERVVITISHAGYIKRTSLNEYKTQNRGGVGQKGSNTRNEDFLEYLFSGTNHQYMLFFTQKGKCFWMRVYEIPEGSKASKGRAIQNLINIDPDDRVKAFICTQDLKDEEYINKHYVIMATKKGQVKKTSLEQYSRPRTNGINAITIKEDDELLEAKLTNGDSQVMLAVRSGKAIRFEEGKTRPMGRNASGVRGITLADDKDEVVGMISVEDFNSDILVVSENGYGKRSSLEDYRITNRGGKGVKTISITEKTGSLVAIKNVSDDEDIMIINKSGIVIRMEVSNLRVMGRATQGVRLINLKGNDAIAAVAKVLHDEDDVELMEDPEKTEDAEENPNGTTIVDDSEE; encoded by the coding sequence ATGGCTGAAGGAGAAAAGCTTATTCCTATAAATATTGAAGATGAAATGAAATCGGCCTACATTGATTATTCAATGTCGGTCATTGTGTCACGTGCTTTACCAGATGTTCGTGATGGTTTAAAACCGGTGCATCGCCGGGTTTTATATGGAATGTATGAACTTGGAGTACTTTCTAATCGCTCTTATAAAAAATCTGCCAGGATTGTTGGGGAAGTATTAGGTAAGTTTCACCCTCACGGAGATTCTTCGGTTTATGATACTATGGTGAGAATGGCTCAACACTGGAGTATGAGGTATATGCTTGTAGACGGCCAGGGTAACTTTGGATCTGTAGATGGAGATAGCCCAGCGGCAATGCGTTATACCGAAGCCAGAATGCGTAAAATCAGTGAAGATATGCTTGCTGATATTGACAAGGAAACGGTAGATACTCAATTAAATTTTGATGATTCCTTAAACGAGCCTGTAGTGCTTCCAACACGTATTCCCAACCTTCTTGTAAATGGAGCTAGTGGTATTGCGGTTGGTATGGCTACCAATATGGCGCCTCATAATATTTCTGAAGTAATAGACGGAACCGTTGCTTATATAGATAATCACGACATAGAGGTTGAAGAGTTAATGGAGCATATTAAAGCTCCAGATTTTCCCACAGGAGGAATAATTTACGGTTACGACGGAGTGCGTGAAGCTTTTAAAACCGGAAGAGGTCGTATTGTTATGCGTGCCAAATCTTCATTAGAAGAAATTAACGGAAAAGAGTTTATAGTAGTTACCGAGATTCCTTACCAGGTAAATAAGGCAGACATGATCAAGAAAACTGCCGATCTTGTGAATGAAAAGAAAATTGAGGGTATTAGTCTCATTAGAGATGAATCTGATAGAAACGGGATGCGTATCGTTTACCAATTGAAACGAGATGCTATTCCAAATATCGTATTAAATACGCTTTATAAACATACTGCATTACAAACTTCTTTTAGTGTAAATAATATTGCACTTGTAAATGGTAGGCCAGAGATGCTGAATTTAAAAGATATTATTTATCATTTTATTGAGCATAGGCACGAAGTTGTTGTAAGGAGAACAGAATATGAACTAAAGAAGGCTGAAGATAGAGCTCATATCCTTGAAGGATTAATTATCGCTTCAGATAATATAGATGAAGTTATTGCCTTAATTCGTTCTTCCAGCAATGCAGAAGAAGCGCGAAACAAATTAATAGAGCGTTTCGAGCTTACCGAAGTTCAGGCAAAGGCGATCGTAGAGATGCGTTTGCGTCAACTTACAGGACTGGAGCAGGACAAACTTCGCGCAGAGTACGATGAAATAATGGCCACGATAGAAGACCTGAAAGACATTTTGGCGCGCAAAGAGCGCAGAATGCAGGTTATTAAGGACGAACTTCTTGAAATTAAAGAAAAGTACGGCGACGAAAGACGTTCTACCATAGAATATTCTGGTGGCGATCTTAGTATAGAAGATATGATCCCAGACGAACGTGTGGTAATTACAATCTCTCACGCCGGATATATTAAAAGGACTTCCTTAAACGAATATAAAACGCAAAATAGGGGAGGAGTTGGCCAAAAAGGTTCTAATACAAGAAATGAAGATTTCTTAGAGTATTTATTCTCTGGAACCAATCACCAGTATATGTTATTTTTTACTCAAAAAGGAAAATGTTTCTGGATGAGGGTTTACGAAATTCCGGAGGGTAGTAAAGCTTCTAAAGGTAGAGCTATTCAAAATCTTATCAATATAGACCCAGACGATCGCGTAAAAGCATTTATATGTACTCAGGATCTTAAGGATGAAGAGTACATTAATAAGCATTATGTGATTATGGCTACCAAAAAAGGCCAGGTAAAGAAAACTTCTTTAGAGCAATATTCAAGACCCAGAACTAATGGTATAAATGCTATTACTATTAAGGAAGACGATGAATTGCTAGAGGCAAAGTTAACCAATGGTGATAGCCAGGTAATGCTTGCTGTAAGAAGTGGTAAGGCTATTAGGTTTGAAGAAGGAAAAACCAGGCCAATGGGAAGAAATGCTTCAGGGGTAAGAGGAATTACACTTGCCGATGATAAAGATGAAGTGGTAGGAATGATCTCTGTTGAAGATTTCAATTCAGATATACTTGTAGTTTCTGAAAATGGATACGGAAAAAGATCCAGTCTTGAAGACTATAGAATTACTAACCGTGGCGGAAAAGGTGTCAAAACAATATCCATCACCGAAAAAACCGGAAGTCTTGTTGCAATTAAAAATGTATCAGACGATGAGGATATAATGATCATCAATAAATCTGGTATTGTAATAAGAATGGAGGTCTCTAATCTTAGAGTTATGGGGCGTGCAACCCAGGGAGTTAGATTGATCAATCTTAAAGGGAATGATGCTATTGCTGCTGTTGCAAAAGTGCTTCATGATGAAGACGATGTAGAGCTTATGGAAGACCCGGAAAAGACTGAAGATGCTGAAGAAAATCCAAATGGCACAACTATTGTAGACGATAGTGAAGAATAA